In Desulfovibrio sp. 86, the following proteins share a genomic window:
- a CDS encoding ABC transporter substrate-binding protein has translation MKKKSPLTFLFLFLVAVFSATAFAAELPTMRYAYTIGSNETSFIVAITEGEKYVRDGYSLKTVVPKEKYLFLKEGKPIAQVDIIIGKGGSDLAILMGQGHADFATFSMSAAIAAIDQGIKIKIVSPYVLATGGLVIQSKIPVHNWDEMVAYIKKSDRPVKIGYHSPTSAPIIITRGALELAGLKGTDDPYDTSANILYVDLKGWPNLHPAMASGQIDMVAGPDPFPQVAEERGYGRYIVEFRKMPPSGKWENYPCCAMIATDAFINKHPDLVQAMVNFLQASGKWCNEHPQEAGKIAGEMQGISPEASAKLMPTYLNSFTPSWMVGASFYVNSFNKLGYFNGALEGKNFDDVKTLILDQKFIKE, from the coding sequence ATGAAAAAAAAATCCCCCCTTACATTTCTTTTCCTTTTCCTAGTGGCCGTTTTCAGCGCAACAGCTTTTGCTGCTGAACTTCCAACAATGCGTTACGCCTACACGATCGGCTCCAATGAAACTTCTTTCATCGTTGCCATTACCGAAGGTGAAAAATATGTGCGTGACGGCTATTCCCTTAAGACCGTTGTACCAAAAGAAAAATATCTTTTCTTAAAAGAAGGCAAACCCATTGCCCAGGTAGACATTATCATTGGCAAGGGCGGTTCTGACCTTGCCATACTTATGGGGCAAGGCCATGCAGACTTTGCGACTTTTTCTATGAGCGCGGCCATCGCGGCCATAGACCAAGGCATCAAGATAAAAATCGTCTCACCGTATGTTTTGGCCACTGGCGGACTGGTTATCCAAAGTAAAATTCCAGTGCACAACTGGGATGAAATGGTGGCCTATATCAAAAAATCCGACAGGCCAGTTAAAATTGGCTACCACTCGCCAACAAGCGCTCCAATTATCATCACCCGTGGTGCTCTTGAACTCGCCGGTCTTAAAGGCACGGACGATCCTTATGACACCAGTGCCAATATACTTTATGTAGATCTCAAAGGATGGCCAAACCTGCACCCGGCCATGGCCAGCGGGCAAATTGACATGGTTGCGGGTCCCGATCCTTTCCCCCAAGTTGCTGAGGAGCGTGGGTACGGGCGTTACATTGTTGAATTTAGAAAAATGCCGCCTAGCGGCAAATGGGAAAACTACCCGTGCTGCGCGATGATCGCCACTGATGCTTTTATAAATAAACATCCCGATCTGGTGCAAGCCATGGTTAATTTTTTGCAAGCATCTGGAAAATGGTGCAATGAACATCCCCAGGAAGCTGGAAAAATCGCAGGTGAAATGCAAGGCATTAGCCCTGAAGCCAGTGCCAAGCTGATGCCCACCTATTTGAATTCTTTTACGCCAAGCTGGATGGTTGGAGCATCATTCTACGTGAATTCATTCAACAAGCTTGGATACTTCAACGGCGCTTTGGAGGGAAAAAATTTCGATGACGTGAAGACTTTGATTTTGGACCAAAAGTTTATCAAAGAATAA
- a CDS encoding MlaA family lipoprotein, with translation MPNNSLARQARTLTLGILLLVGILGLDGNKAMAAQGVRQSLAPSTVYGGAPMLPAGAVTVTPYASLRDANDLDDYDTADIGSIADPLEPWNRFWFHFNDIFYLYIARPAYDAWVFVTPHQVRGGLKNFFSNLLFPVRFVNNILQFRFMEAGVEFGRFIVNTTSSLGLADVAKGLKPIVPVDPTGEDFGQTMGRWGIGQGFYLVWPIIGPSSARDTVGRVGDLFADPLFYLKPWELGAGVGGGLRFNALGDVLPLYEDLNSVALDPYLAMREAYVNFRKSQVMR, from the coding sequence ATGCCAAATAACTCCCTTGCGCGCCAGGCGCGAACACTCACGCTGGGCATCCTGCTGCTGGTCGGCATCCTTGGTCTCGACGGCAACAAGGCCATGGCGGCTCAAGGCGTCAGGCAGTCCCTCGCGCCTTCAACGGTGTATGGCGGCGCGCCCATGCTGCCCGCCGGAGCCGTTACCGTCACGCCCTATGCCTCCCTGCGTGACGCCAACGATCTGGACGACTACGATACCGCCGACATCGGCAGCATCGCCGACCCTCTTGAACCCTGGAACCGCTTCTGGTTCCACTTCAATGACATCTTTTATCTGTACATTGCCCGGCCAGCTTATGACGCCTGGGTATTCGTCACGCCGCATCAGGTGCGTGGCGGTTTGAAAAACTTCTTTTCAAACCTCCTCTTTCCCGTGCGTTTTGTGAATAACATCCTGCAATTCCGGTTTATGGAAGCTGGTGTGGAGTTTGGCCGCTTTATCGTCAATACCACATCAAGCCTGGGCCTCGCCGATGTGGCCAAGGGCCTTAAACCCATTGTGCCAGTTGATCCCACGGGCGAAGACTTCGGCCAGACCATGGGCCGTTGGGGCATAGGACAGGGCTTCTACCTGGTGTGGCCCATCATTGGCCCCAGCTCCGCGCGAGACACCGTTGGCCGCGTGGGCGACCTCTTTGCCGATCCGCTCTTTTACCTGAAACCCTGGGAACTCGGGGCTGGCGTGGGCGGCGGCCTTCGCTTCAACGCCCTTGGCGACGTACTGCCCCTCTATGAAGACCTGAACAGCGTGGCTCTTGATCCCTATCTTGCCATGCGCGAAGCTTACGTGAACTTCCGTAAATCGCAGGTCATGCGCTAG
- a CDS encoding ABC transporter ATP-binding protein, which produces MQAWDIEFKDLTVGYGSHVVLHDVNAVLPGGKVSVILGGSGCGKSTLLRHIIGLSRPLSGHVLVGGRDLFSLGKADFRRIRRHMGVLFQDGALLGALTLVQNVTLPLSEHLRLPPATVREAGLRVLRMVGLDEFADFYPNQLSGGMRKRAGLARAIVAEPRVLLCDEPTSGLDPITAARMDDLLLAMREQYADMSVVVVSHDLASLRAIADHVLVLADGKALFSGTLAELEASDDPYLRQFLHREAGDERRDLHQPIDPVVSKALDNWLAS; this is translated from the coding sequence ATGCAAGCATGGGACATAGAGTTTAAGGATCTCACCGTTGGCTACGGAAGCCATGTAGTTCTTCACGATGTCAACGCGGTATTGCCCGGCGGCAAGGTGTCTGTCATCCTGGGCGGCTCCGGCTGCGGCAAATCCACGCTGCTGCGCCACATTATCGGTCTTTCACGGCCCCTTTCCGGCCATGTGCTCGTAGGCGGGCGCGATCTTTTCTCCCTTGGCAAGGCCGACTTCCGCCGTATCCGCCGCCACATGGGCGTGCTTTTTCAGGACGGCGCGCTGCTCGGCGCGCTGACCCTGGTGCAAAACGTCACCCTGCCCCTGAGCGAACATTTGCGCCTGCCCCCCGCCACGGTGCGCGAGGCGGGCCTGCGCGTGCTGCGCATGGTCGGCCTTGACGAATTTGCCGATTTTTATCCCAACCAGCTTTCCGGCGGCATGCGCAAACGCGCAGGCCTTGCGCGGGCCATTGTGGCCGAACCGCGCGTGCTCCTTTGTGATGAGCCCACATCCGGGCTTGATCCCATAACCGCCGCCCGCATGGACGATTTGCTGCTGGCCATGCGCGAACAGTACGCGGACATGAGCGTGGTCGTGGTGAGCCATGATCTCGCAAGCCTGCGGGCCATTGCCGACCACGTGCTCGTGCTGGCGGACGGCAAAGCGCTGTTTTCCGGCACTCTGGCCGAACTTGAGGCCAGCGACGACCCATACCTGCGCCAATTTTTACACCGCGAAGCTGGTGACGAGCGCCGCGATCTGCACCAGCCCATTGACCCTGTGGTAAGCAAAGCCCTTGACAACTGGCTGGCTTCATAG
- a CDS encoding ABC transporter permease → MPKVHERIVHLTLAFFTPLVIPLLSLTMWEVFAGVLNNPTILPRATQVFSVIMAPFHDLVGFGSMFTNLIMSLARVFSGFLMASAIGIPLGIFMGYSHNANRLFSGTVAFVRCIPPLAWVPLVLAWCGMNSLGNILGVEPGPYYSFFNNIKISMIVVIFIGSFYPVLVSSMHGVKQVPKTFIDASLVLGASKRNIFIQVLLPASLPNILSGMRIGLGVAWTCLVSAEMLPGTPSGLGYLITHAFSVGRTDIVIAGMFCIGLTGVCFDCIFKFFETQKNINWQKDVK, encoded by the coding sequence ATGCCAAAAGTACATGAACGGATAGTGCATCTGACGCTGGCGTTTTTCACCCCTCTGGTCATCCCCCTGCTGTCGCTGACCATGTGGGAGGTATTTGCTGGAGTATTAAACAATCCCACCATCCTGCCGAGAGCCACACAAGTCTTTTCAGTCATTATGGCTCCTTTCCACGACCTGGTGGGCTTCGGTTCAATGTTCACAAATCTCATCATGAGCCTGGCAAGAGTGTTTTCGGGGTTTCTCATGGCCAGTGCCATTGGCATTCCACTTGGAATTTTTATGGGATACAGCCATAACGCCAACCGGCTGTTTTCCGGAACTGTCGCCTTTGTGCGTTGCATTCCACCCCTTGCCTGGGTGCCGTTGGTACTCGCATGGTGCGGCATGAACAGCCTGGGCAACATTTTGGGGGTTGAACCGGGCCCCTACTACAGCTTCTTCAACAATATAAAAATCTCAATGATCGTTGTTATTTTTATTGGGAGTTTTTACCCCGTTTTGGTCAGTTCCATGCATGGCGTAAAGCAGGTGCCCAAGACGTTCATTGACGCTTCTCTCGTTCTTGGCGCAAGTAAGAGAAACATTTTTATTCAAGTACTTTTACCGGCATCTTTGCCAAATATCTTGAGCGGAATGCGCATCGGCCTCGGTGTGGCCTGGACATGCCTTGTCTCTGCCGAAATGCTTCCCGGCACACCCTCCGGACTAGGCTATTTAATCACTCATGCCTTTTCAGTCGGGCGGACTGATATTGTTATTGCCGGGATGTTCTGCATTGGCTTAACAGGAGTGTGTTTCGACTGTATTTTCAAATTTTTCGAAACCCAAAAAAACATAAATTGGCAAAAAGACGTGAAGTAG
- a CDS encoding DUF1847 domain-containing protein, producing MNNSKLFSCATCGVMACSHDARDKYPDECVSKNIDQSLVDQALDLYKSDPAIESLARDVARIEKEFYCKYTRVEETIELILRQKYSLVGVATCIGLLRECSIFCRILEKRGINYLAVGCKVGAIDKEFLGLGKDEKLHPEFEHESMCNPALQALYLNTKGTQFNVVMGLCPGHDAIFLHYIEAPTTVMIVKDRVLAHNPAAALYTLNSYYERIKA from the coding sequence ATGAACAACAGTAAGTTATTCTCCTGCGCTACCTGTGGCGTTATGGCCTGCTCGCATGACGCGCGTGATAAATACCCTGACGAATGCGTGAGCAAAAACATCGATCAATCCCTTGTGGATCAGGCACTTGATTTGTACAAGAGTGACCCCGCAATTGAATCCCTGGCCCGTGATGTGGCACGCATAGAAAAAGAGTTTTACTGCAAGTACACACGTGTTGAAGAAACCATCGAATTGATTTTGCGTCAGAAATACAGCCTTGTGGGTGTTGCGACCTGCATAGGACTCCTTAGGGAATGCAGTATTTTTTGCAGAATACTTGAAAAACGTGGCATAAATTATTTGGCTGTTGGGTGTAAGGTAGGCGCTATTGACAAGGAATTTCTTGGCTTGGGCAAAGATGAGAAACTGCACCCTGAGTTTGAGCACGAATCCATGTGCAATCCGGCTCTGCAAGCCTTGTATCTCAACACAAAAGGCACGCAGTTCAATGTAGTAATGGGCCTATGCCCGGGGCATGACGCTATTTTTTTGCATTATATAGAAGCCCCAACAACAGTGATGATCGTAAAAGACAGGGTACTGGCTCATAATCCGGCCGCAGCGCTTTACACCCTGAACTCTTATTACGAAAGAATAAAAGCCTAG
- a CDS encoding glycosyltransferase family protein: MSTEHASRPQRIRLPDFTGRMQTLPDGQESWRRMGGGEDALVLGLGPGCPWQTPLAANARTVYWLEHAPILQALPPLDQRGGAGLPAHWRQVSAEAAVALARRCACYFYGPGMRLAPEFWGPLLGRVDAALLEACAQAEGAAENDGPAHGAPAGAVAPGGATAFDKSAASDRHAATAGAVVPDQPAAPGLKCAASRAFRKKSRGPVLLPGHDGQLLHQELRQALTACGLGPVLPMPEQWQACADVHAVWRELFCQGKPRLLLSVNLRGLDAEGRVFHLCRDMGVPVALWLVDNPWHVLSALRLPWWREARIFVTDASFMPELAAAGARHVHHLPLAAAPHMWRAQEAVPAAPEKAEALFVGRSAFPQKERFFAAASVPERLRDEALALLENNETPSGGPNYFWWRHRLGGAAWPGSSVRGAGLGAEICARANRARWLRTLLEGRTGKCDGTGGEERPPLRIIGDAGWKVLLPGADILPPVDYYAALPEWYARAVTLNVTSLLLPHSLSQRHFDVWAAGGVLLSDATSGLDIFAPDIADAVRLDRPEDFWPRWDALRSRPAYARELRLAWREHLRQGHEYTHRVGRICELAGIEMAAAGQDFSL, encoded by the coding sequence TTGAGCACAGAACACGCATCCAGACCACAACGCATCCGGCTGCCCGATTTTACCGGGCGCATGCAGACGCTGCCCGACGGGCAGGAGTCCTGGCGGCGTATGGGCGGCGGAGAGGACGCGCTGGTCTTGGGGCTTGGCCCCGGCTGCCCGTGGCAAACGCCTCTTGCGGCAAACGCGCGGACTGTCTACTGGCTTGAGCACGCCCCAATCCTGCAAGCCCTGCCGCCTCTTGACCAAAGGGGCGGGGCGGGCCTGCCCGCCCATTGGCGACAGGTTTCCGCCGAGGCGGCCGTGGCCCTGGCCAGGCGTTGCGCCTGCTACTTTTATGGCCCTGGCATGCGTCTGGCTCCGGAGTTCTGGGGCCCGCTGCTGGGGCGCGTGGACGCCGCGCTGCTGGAAGCCTGCGCGCAGGCGGAAGGGGCGGCGGAAAACGACGGCCCTGCACATGGCGCTCCTGCCGGGGCCGTTGCGCCTGGCGGGGCCACTGCGTTCGACAAATCTGCTGCGTCCGACAGACATGCCGCGACTGCCGGGGCCGTTGTGCCTGACCAGCCTGCCGCGCCTGGCCTCAAGTGTGCCGCATCACGTGCGTTCCGTAAAAAATCGCGCGGGCCTGTGCTGCTGCCGGGGCATGACGGCCAGTTGCTGCATCAGGAATTGCGCCAGGCGCTGACGGCCTGCGGGCTGGGGCCAGTGCTGCCCATGCCGGAGCAATGGCAAGCGTGCGCGGACGTGCACGCCGTGTGGCGCGAACTCTTTTGTCAGGGCAAACCGCGCCTGCTGTTGTCCGTGAATCTGCGCGGGCTGGACGCCGAAGGGCGGGTGTTCCATCTCTGCCGGGACATGGGCGTGCCTGTGGCCCTGTGGCTGGTGGACAATCCCTGGCACGTGCTGTCCGCCTTGCGGCTGCCCTGGTGGCGCGAGGCCCGCATCTTTGTGACGGACGCCTCCTTTATGCCGGAACTGGCGGCGGCCGGGGCGCGTCATGTGCACCATCTGCCGCTGGCGGCGGCCCCGCACATGTGGCGTGCGCAGGAAGCCGTGCCTGCTGCGCCGGAAAAGGCTGAAGCGCTTTTTGTGGGGCGCTCCGCCTTTCCGCAGAAAGAGCGGTTTTTTGCAGCGGCCAGTGTGCCGGAACGTCTCCGGGATGAAGCGCTGGCACTGCTTGAGAATAATGAAACCCCGTCGGGCGGGCCCAATTATTTCTGGTGGCGGCATCGGCTGGGAGGGGCGGCCTGGCCCGGTTCCTCCGTGCGCGGGGCTGGGCTTGGAGCGGAAATCTGCGCCCGCGCCAACCGCGCCAGATGGCTGCGGACGCTGCTGGAGGGCAGGACGGGCAAGTGTGATGGAACAGGCGGGGAGGAACGTCCGCCGCTGCGGATCATCGGTGACGCGGGCTGGAAGGTTCTTCTGCCCGGCGCGGACATTCTGCCCCCTGTGGATTACTATGCGGCCCTGCCAGAATGGTATGCCCGCGCTGTGACGCTCAACGTCACCAGCCTGCTTTTGCCGCACAGCCTGAGCCAGCGCCACTTTGACGTCTGGGCCGCAGGCGGGGTGCTGCTCAGTGACGCCACGTCCGGGCTGGACATATTTGCCCCGGATATTGCTGATGCCGTTCGCCTTGACCGGCCCGAAGATTTCTGGCCGCGCTGGGACGCCCTGCGCTCCCGGCCCGCGTATGCGCGCGAACTGCGACTGGCCTGGCGCGAACATTTGCGGCAGGGCCACGAGTACACGCACCGGGTAGGGCGCATCTGCGAACTGGCTGGCATTGAAATGGCGGCTGCCGGGCAGGACTTTTCGTTGTGA
- a CDS encoding YebC/PmpR family DNA-binding transcriptional regulator, which yields MSGHSKWANIQHRKGRQDAKRGKIFTKAAKEIIIAAKTGGDPVSNSRLRAAIAAAKAVNLPKDKIEGAIRKGTGEDAGGDLTETFYEGYGPGGIAVMVEVATDNKNRTVAEVRHLFSKHGGSMGENGSVGWMFDRKGVISIEKNAYPEDKIMEAALEAGADDVIDDEDEWTIHTAMSDFTAVRDALEAAGIAMLSAELAMVPQNLVGVDADMGQKVLRLMDALDDNDDVQNVYANVDFPDDMPTD from the coding sequence ATGTCTGGTCATAGCAAATGGGCCAATATTCAGCACCGCAAGGGGCGTCAGGACGCCAAGCGCGGCAAGATATTCACCAAGGCTGCCAAGGAAATCATCATCGCCGCCAAGACCGGCGGCGACCCTGTCAGCAACTCCCGCCTGCGCGCGGCTATCGCGGCAGCCAAGGCGGTGAACCTGCCCAAGGACAAGATTGAGGGCGCCATCCGCAAGGGTACCGGCGAAGACGCTGGCGGCGATCTCACCGAAACCTTCTACGAAGGCTACGGCCCCGGCGGCATTGCCGTCATGGTTGAAGTGGCCACCGACAACAAGAACCGCACCGTTGCCGAAGTGCGCCACCTTTTTTCCAAGCATGGCGGCTCCATGGGCGAAAACGGCAGCGTTGGCTGGATGTTCGACCGTAAGGGCGTCATCAGCATTGAAAAAAACGCCTATCCTGAAGACAAGATTATGGAAGCGGCGCTGGAAGCCGGAGCCGACGACGTCATCGATGATGAGGACGAATGGACCATCCACACGGCCATGAGCGACTTCACCGCCGTGCGTGACGCCCTGGAAGCCGCGGGCATTGCCATGCTGTCGGCCGAGCTTGCCATGGTGCCGCAAAACCTGGTGGGTGTTGACGCCGACATGGGCCAGAAGGTTCTGCGCCTCATGGACGCCCTGGACGACAATGACGACGTGCAGAACGTGTACGCCAACGTTGACTTTCCCGACGATATGCCTACGGATTAG
- the mlaD gene encoding outer membrane lipid asymmetry maintenance protein MlaD produces MNTVRETAVGLFVLIGLLCVAYLTIKLGKMEVFTGQGYELNASFDSVSGLRVGADVEMAGVPVGKVTGIRLDPDPMRSQAVVRLRFDKDLHLSDDSIASVRTSGLIGDKYISISRGGSEHMLAPGDTITDTESSVDLGSLISKYAFGGVK; encoded by the coding sequence ATGAATACCGTAAGAGAAACCGCTGTGGGCCTTTTTGTGCTGATAGGCCTGCTCTGTGTTGCCTACCTGACCATCAAGCTCGGCAAAATGGAAGTTTTCACTGGCCAGGGCTATGAGCTCAATGCCAGTTTCGACTCCGTGTCGGGCCTGCGCGTGGGCGCGGATGTTGAAATGGCGGGCGTGCCCGTGGGCAAGGTCACCGGCATCCGGCTTGACCCCGACCCCATGCGCAGTCAGGCCGTGGTGCGCTTGCGCTTTGACAAGGACCTGCATCTTTCTGATGACAGCATTGCCTCTGTGCGCACCAGCGGGCTTATCGGTGACAAATACATCAGTATTTCCCGGGGCGGTTCGGAACACATGCTTGCGCCCGGCGACACCATTACAGACACCGAATCCTCAGTTGACCTGGGGTCCCTTATCAGCAAATATGCTTTCGGAGGAGTGAAATAG
- a CDS encoding Tgt2/MlaC family protein has protein sequence MFSHAFSRRITLALCGLLLAFVLLPSAAQANSPARQALETATNRILDFIKNPDYVNPATRRPIRQQIEDEVLHIFDFGEFSSRTVGPRWRTFTPEQKKAFSDAFADLLISTYINKIDGYNGEQVLYTGEVASEKGDRVEVRSVITMKDGKKVPVAYRMLPKNGKWMVYDVLIENISLVKNYRTQFQDILNTDSPENLIARIKAKAVEVQQEHAK, from the coding sequence ATGTTCTCCCACGCATTTTCACGGCGCATCACTCTTGCCCTGTGCGGACTTTTGCTGGCCTTTGTTTTACTGCCCTCGGCAGCGCAGGCCAATTCTCCGGCCCGGCAGGCTCTTGAAACGGCCACCAACCGCATCCTGGACTTCATCAAGAATCCTGATTACGTGAATCCCGCCACACGCAGGCCCATCCGTCAGCAGATTGAAGATGAAGTTCTGCACATTTTCGACTTCGGCGAATTTTCCTCGCGCACCGTGGGCCCCCGCTGGCGCACCTTTACGCCGGAACAGAAAAAAGCCTTCAGCGACGCTTTCGCCGACCTTCTCATCAGCACCTACATCAACAAGATTGACGGCTATAACGGCGAGCAGGTGCTCTACACCGGTGAAGTGGCTTCCGAAAAGGGCGACCGGGTCGAAGTGCGCAGCGTCATCACCATGAAGGACGGCAAAAAAGTGCCCGTGGCCTACCGCATGTTGCCCAAAAACGGCAAATGGATGGTCTACGACGTACTTATCGAAAATATCAGCCTGGTCAAAAACTACCGCACCCAGTTTCAGGACATCCTGAACACGGATTCGCCGGAAAACCTCATTGCCCGTATCAAGGCCAAGGCAGTGGAAGTGCAGCAGGAACATGCCAAATAA
- a CDS encoding superoxide dismutase family protein gives MKKNLLALCFMCCALLIGAGAVQAESVKVPVNKITDEGVGDAIGFITFTDDGKGGVDILMDVVGISEGQHGFHVHENPSCAAVEKDGKKVAGLAAGGHFDPDKTGKHEGPGKHGHKGDLPALTADAKGEVKGKLHAPNLAVKDLKGRSVIIHAGGDNYSDQPAPLGGGGARIACGVIN, from the coding sequence ATGAAAAAAAATCTGCTGGCTTTGTGCTTCATGTGCTGCGCCCTCCTGATCGGAGCAGGCGCCGTGCAGGCGGAAAGCGTCAAGGTTCCTGTCAATAAAATTACCGATGAAGGCGTGGGCGACGCCATCGGCTTCATCACCTTTACTGATGACGGAAAGGGCGGCGTGGATATTCTGATGGACGTGGTGGGCATCAGCGAAGGGCAGCACGGTTTCCACGTGCATGAAAATCCCTCGTGCGCCGCTGTGGAAAAGGACGGCAAAAAGGTGGCTGGCCTCGCCGCTGGCGGCCATTTTGACCCCGATAAAACCGGCAAGCATGAAGGCCCCGGCAAGCATGGTCACAAGGGTGACCTGCCCGCCCTTACCGCCGACGCCAAGGGCGAAGTCAAGGGCAAGCTGCACGCCCCCAACCTGGCCGTCAAGGACCTCAAGGGCCGCTCCGTGATTATTCATGCCGGCGGCGACAACTACTCCGACCAGCCCGCGCCCCTGGGCGGCGGCGGAGCCCGCATAGCCTGCGGCGTGATCAACTAG
- a CDS encoding ABC transporter permease, with protein MKKVIHSFIVPCLIPMLIFLIWSVLSPMIDNNMILPPPHRVYAIISDPFSPLIAMGSLFQNFIISFIRVGVAYIISGSCGIILGIAIGYSYRMDRLFSGFLEIFRPLPPMAWVPLMLAWTGILSLANVLHVSGGPLYPYIDRIKISMLFIIFIGGFFPVLTSTIRGVRSTPKTFIDAARVLGAKEQDIFFKVLLPSAAPGIVNGLRISLALSWSCLIAAEMLPGSVSGVGYLIIHAYNMARIDVVISGMICIGATGALMDWLFHQWEERCFAWARRVR; from the coding sequence ATGAAAAAAGTCATACACAGCTTTATAGTGCCATGCCTTATTCCAATGCTGATCTTCCTCATTTGGTCCGTATTGTCGCCAATGATCGACAACAATATGATTTTGCCGCCACCGCATCGCGTATACGCTATTATCAGTGACCCTTTCTCACCCCTTATCGCCATGGGTTCCCTGTTTCAAAACTTCATAATTAGTTTCATCCGCGTGGGCGTCGCTTACATTATATCAGGTAGTTGTGGGATCATTCTCGGCATAGCCATTGGCTATAGCTACCGTATGGACCGGCTTTTCAGCGGCTTTCTTGAAATTTTCAGACCGCTGCCTCCAATGGCGTGGGTCCCGCTGATGCTCGCATGGACAGGCATACTGAGTTTAGCCAACGTGCTCCATGTTTCAGGCGGCCCATTGTACCCGTACATTGATCGCATTAAAATTTCCATGTTGTTCATTATTTTCATTGGCGGTTTCTTTCCGGTGCTGACAAGCACCATCCGCGGGGTTCGCTCAACACCCAAAACTTTCATCGACGCGGCGAGAGTCTTGGGTGCGAAAGAACAAGACATTTTTTTCAAGGTTCTCCTTCCTTCGGCTGCTCCTGGCATTGTTAACGGCCTGCGCATCTCTCTGGCTTTGTCCTGGTCCTGCTTGATTGCCGCTGAAATGCTGCCAGGAAGCGTATCTGGAGTCGGCTATCTTATTATCCACGCCTACAACATGGCTCGCATTGATGTTGTTATTTCCGGAATGATCTGCATTGGGGCCACTGGCGCCCTGATGGACTGGCTTTTCCACCAGTGGGAAGAACGGTGTTTCGCTTGGGCAAGGCGGGTTCGCTAA
- a CDS encoding RlmE family RNA methyltransferase: protein MKEYRDHYFLKAKRENYPARSVYKLKELDAKFRLLRPGQKILDLGAAPGSWSLGAAEKVGSKGLILACDIQSTETTFPPQVTFMQEDVFDRSSAFETKLQELGPFDLVISDMAPRTTGTRFTDQARSLDLAVEALAVACLYLKPGGGFVVKIFMGPDVQELLAPMRQAFATVKSFKPKSSRAESKETFFVGLGFHGKPDQTDPVATPPGR, encoded by the coding sequence ATGAAGGAATATCGAGACCATTACTTCCTCAAGGCCAAGCGCGAGAACTATCCCGCGCGTTCGGTCTACAAACTCAAGGAACTGGATGCCAAGTTCCGCCTGTTGCGGCCCGGCCAAAAGATTTTGGACCTGGGGGCAGCCCCTGGCTCATGGTCATTGGGCGCGGCGGAAAAGGTAGGCTCCAAGGGTTTGATTCTCGCCTGTGACATTCAAAGCACGGAGACGACCTTCCCCCCCCAGGTTACCTTCATGCAAGAGGACGTGTTTGACCGCTCTTCGGCCTTTGAAACCAAGCTGCAGGAACTCGGCCCTTTTGATCTTGTCATAAGCGACATGGCCCCACGCACGACAGGCACCCGCTTTACCGACCAGGCCCGCTCGCTGGATCTGGCCGTGGAGGCTCTGGCTGTCGCCTGCCTGTATCTCAAGCCGGGCGGCGGCTTTGTGGTGAAAATTTTCATGGGCCCGGACGTTCAGGAACTGCTGGCGCCCATGCGTCAGGCTTTTGCAACGGTCAAGTCCTTCAAACCCAAGAGTTCGCGTGCCGAAAGCAAGGAAACATTTTTTGTTGGCCTTGGTTTTCACGGCAAGCCGGACCAGACCGATCCTGTGGCGACGCCGCCGGGCCGGTAA
- a CDS encoding NAD-dependent dehydratase, with amino-acid sequence MKLLLVGATGLVGQQVLSQALDDPRVHTLVTPVRRPLTTSHDKLVAPIVRFDDLPADADWWQADAAICTLGTTIKKAGSREKFREVDHDYPLAVARLARMHGTPSFAIVSAMGANPNSLFFYSRVKGELEADLTALDFPSLTLVRPALIGGHRKERRPGEQMAMKALQLLNPLIPKSLRINAGATIAQALLNAALQGRTGIRVISSAQMS; translated from the coding sequence ATGAAACTTCTTCTTGTGGGAGCCACTGGCCTGGTCGGGCAGCAGGTTCTGAGCCAGGCGCTTGACGACCCGCGCGTCCACACGCTGGTGACGCCCGTACGCCGCCCCCTGACGACGAGCCATGACAAACTGGTCGCACCAATCGTGCGTTTTGACGATCTGCCGGCGGACGCCGACTGGTGGCAGGCCGACGCTGCCATTTGTACGCTGGGCACGACCATCAAAAAGGCCGGTTCCAGGGAAAAGTTCCGCGAGGTGGACCACGACTATCCTCTCGCCGTGGCCCGGCTCGCCAGAATGCACGGCACTCCGAGTTTCGCCATCGTTTCCGCCATGGGGGCGAACCCCAACTCCCTCTTCTTCTATTCACGGGTAAAGGGAGAACTGGAAGCCGACTTGACGGCGCTGGACTTTCCCTCGCTCACACTGGTGCGCCCGGCGCTCATCGGCGGCCACAGGAAGGAGCGCCGACCTGGCGAACAAATGGCCATGAAGGCGCTGCAACTGCTCAATCCGTTGATTCCAAAGTCTTTGCGCATCAATGCCGGCGCAACCATCGCGCAGGCTCTTCTCAATGCCGCCCTGCAAGGCCGGACGGGCATCAGGGTGATCTCCTCCGCGCAAATGTCGTAA